A genomic region of Streptosporangium lutulentum contains the following coding sequences:
- a CDS encoding AMP-dependent synthetase/ligase: MREYSVPVLVDVPPSANLTDTVFQRADEEPGVVALRRKTGEDWTAVTAKEFRDQVAAVAKGLIAAGVEPGDRVALMSRTRYEWTVIDYAIWSAGAVGVPIYETSSADQVKWIISDSGAKAVFVELESHEETVRESASELPELKNVWRVEGGALDELTASGSGVPDETLAERRTARGGPDLATIVYTSGTTGRPKGCRLTHDNLLFTARNVATGPLEPLFVVENRAALLFLPLAHSFARIIEVVLIETGTILAHTPNMKNVGPDLQGFKPTFLLGVPRVFEKVYNSAEQKATADGKGKIFHAAADTAVAWSRAQSAGGAGLGLRLKHTLFDKLVYGKLRAATGGSLWGAVSGGSALGERLGHFFRGVGIEVFEGWGLTETSAPSTVNLPGANKIGTVGKPFPGVTIGIGEDGEVLVKGRHLFDGYWNNAEATAEAIDTGGWFHTGDVGELDQDGYLRITGRKKELIVTGAGKNVAPGPMEDHIRAHPLVSQALVVGDDRPFIAALVTLDPEALEQWKAANGRAGATLAELSTDPAVLAEVQKAVDNANRFVSKAEQIKKFSVLDIDITEESGHLTPTLKVKRNIVMRDFAKQVDALYG, translated from the coding sequence GTGCGCGAGTACAGCGTCCCCGTACTGGTGGATGTCCCCCCCTCCGCCAACCTGACCGACACGGTGTTCCAGCGCGCCGATGAGGAGCCGGGCGTCGTCGCCCTGCGCCGTAAGACCGGCGAAGACTGGACCGCCGTCACCGCGAAGGAGTTTCGCGACCAGGTCGCCGCAGTGGCCAAGGGGTTGATCGCGGCGGGCGTCGAGCCCGGCGACCGGGTGGCCCTGATGTCACGCACCCGCTACGAGTGGACCGTGATCGACTACGCGATCTGGTCCGCCGGCGCGGTCGGCGTGCCGATCTACGAGACCTCCTCCGCCGACCAGGTCAAGTGGATCATCTCCGACAGCGGCGCGAAGGCCGTCTTCGTCGAACTGGAGTCGCACGAGGAGACCGTGCGCGAGAGCGCGTCCGAGCTTCCCGAGCTCAAGAACGTCTGGCGCGTCGAGGGCGGCGCCCTGGACGAGCTGACCGCGAGCGGCTCCGGGGTGCCCGACGAGACGCTGGCCGAGCGCAGGACCGCTCGCGGCGGCCCGGACCTGGCCACCATCGTCTACACCTCCGGCACCACCGGCAGGCCCAAGGGTTGCCGCCTGACCCACGACAACCTGCTGTTCACCGCCAGGAACGTGGCGACGGGCCCGCTGGAGCCCCTCTTCGTCGTGGAGAACAGGGCGGCGCTGCTGTTCCTCCCGCTCGCGCACTCCTTCGCCCGCATCATCGAGGTCGTGCTGATCGAGACCGGCACGATCCTCGCGCACACGCCGAACATGAAGAACGTGGGCCCCGACCTGCAGGGGTTCAAGCCCACGTTCCTGCTGGGCGTGCCCCGGGTGTTCGAGAAGGTCTACAACTCCGCCGAGCAGAAGGCCACCGCCGACGGCAAGGGCAAGATCTTCCACGCCGCCGCCGACACCGCCGTCGCCTGGAGCCGGGCGCAGTCGGCGGGCGGCGCCGGGCTGGGCCTGCGGCTCAAGCACACCCTGTTCGACAAGCTCGTGTACGGCAAGCTCCGCGCCGCCACCGGCGGCAGCCTCTGGGGCGCGGTGTCCGGCGGCTCCGCCCTGGGCGAGCGGCTCGGCCACTTCTTCCGCGGCGTGGGCATCGAGGTCTTCGAGGGCTGGGGCCTGACCGAGACCTCGGCGCCGTCCACGGTCAACCTGCCGGGGGCCAACAAGATCGGCACGGTCGGCAAGCCGTTCCCCGGCGTCACGATCGGCATCGGCGAGGACGGCGAGGTGCTGGTCAAGGGCCGCCACCTCTTCGACGGCTACTGGAACAACGCCGAGGCCACCGCCGAGGCGATCGACACCGGCGGCTGGTTCCACACCGGCGACGTCGGCGAGCTCGACCAGGACGGCTACCTGCGCATCACCGGCCGCAAGAAGGAGCTCATCGTCACCGGCGCGGGCAAGAACGTCGCCCCGGGTCCGATGGAGGACCACATCCGCGCCCACCCGCTGGTCAGCCAGGCGCTGGTGGTCGGCGACGACAGACCGTTCATCGCGGCGCTCGTCACGCTCGACCCCGAGGCCCTGGAGCAGTGGAAGGCGGCCAACGGCAGGGCGGGGGCCACCCTCGCCGAGCTCAGCACCGACCCGGCCGTCCTCGCCGAGGTGCAAAAGGCGGTGGACAACGCCAACCGGTTCGTCTCCAAGGCCGAGCAGATCAAGAAGTTCTCGGTGCTCGACATCGACATCACCGAGGAGAGCGGGCACCTGACCCCGACCCTCAAGGTCAAGCGCAACATCGTGATGCGCGACTTCGCCAAGCAGGTCGACGCCCTGTACGGCTGA
- a CDS encoding metallophosphoesterase family protein: MRVHVVSDVHGRADALARAGDGADALICLGDLILFVDYHDYSQGIFPELFGVERTAEFIALRTAKRFDEARAMSAALWASLDGDPRDHIERSVRRQYGEIFAAMPTPAYITHGNVDVPRYWPEYVRRGHHVLDGETAEIGGLRFGFVGGGLRTQYRTPNEIDDEEFARKVEAVGEVDVLCCHIPPAVPELLYDVVARRFERGSEATLELIRRTQPRYALFGHVHQPLASRTRIGRTECLNVGHFRSKGVPFALEW, translated from the coding sequence ATGCGGGTTCATGTCGTAAGCGATGTGCACGGAAGGGCCGACGCCCTGGCTCGTGCGGGTGACGGCGCGGACGCACTGATCTGCCTGGGCGACCTGATCCTGTTCGTCGACTACCACGACTACTCCCAGGGCATCTTCCCCGAGCTGTTCGGGGTGGAGAGGACGGCGGAGTTCATCGCGCTGCGCACGGCCAAGCGGTTCGACGAGGCGCGGGCGATGTCCGCCGCGCTCTGGGCGTCGCTGGACGGCGATCCGCGCGACCACATCGAGCGTTCCGTCCGGCGGCAGTACGGTGAGATCTTCGCCGCGATGCCCACCCCCGCCTACATCACCCACGGCAACGTGGACGTCCCCCGCTACTGGCCCGAATACGTCAGGCGGGGCCATCACGTGCTCGACGGGGAGACCGCGGAGATCGGCGGCCTCCGGTTCGGTTTCGTCGGCGGCGGGCTGCGCACGCAGTACCGGACGCCGAACGAGATCGACGACGAGGAGTTCGCCCGCAAGGTCGAGGCCGTGGGCGAGGTGGACGTGCTCTGCTGCCACATCCCGCCCGCCGTCCCCGAACTGCTCTACGACGTGGTCGCCCGGCGCTTCGAGCGGGGGAGCGAGGCCACGCTGGAGTTGATCAGGCGGACCCAGCCGCGCTACGCCCTGTTCGGTCACGTGCACCAGCCGCTCGCGAGCCGTACCCGCATCGGCAGGACCGAATGTCTCAACGTGGGCCATTTCCGCAGCAAGGGAGTTCCCTTCGCGCTCGAGTGGTGA
- a CDS encoding SRPBCC family protein, with amino-acid sequence MADRTTSSITIGAGRSTIMTVIADFGSYPEWAGQVKSARVLSTGEDGRPATVRFVLDAGVISDEYTLGYTWRDEDAVDWSVVEPGKMVSQLTGSYRLADVGSGTEVTYELAVDLKVPMIGMIKRKAEKVIIDTALKGLKKRVETA; translated from the coding sequence ATGGCTGATCGCACGACCTCCAGCATCACGATCGGCGCGGGCCGATCGACCATCATGACGGTGATCGCCGACTTCGGCTCCTACCCCGAGTGGGCGGGCCAGGTGAAGTCCGCGCGCGTCCTCTCCACCGGGGAGGACGGCCGCCCGGCGACGGTCAGGTTCGTCCTGGACGCGGGCGTGATCAGTGACGAGTACACCCTCGGCTACACCTGGCGAGACGAGGACGCCGTCGACTGGAGCGTCGTCGAGCCGGGGAAGATGGTCTCGCAGCTCACCGGAAGTTACCGCCTGGCCGACGTGGGCAGCGGTACCGAGGTGACGTACGAACTCGCCGTCGATCTCAAGGTTCCCATGATCGGCATGATCAAGCGGAAGGCGGAGAAGGTCATCATCGACACCGCCCTGAAGGGACTGAAGAAGCGCGTCGAGACGGCATGA
- the crcB gene encoding fluoride efflux transporter CrcB — protein MNWLLVLVGGAVGAPLRYLTDRTVQARHDTVFPWGTFAVNVVGSLILGALTGAVLSGAAGTGVQLLLGTGFCGALTTYSTFSYETLRLAETGAMFFAVANVVASVVAGLGAVFIGLTLAQAIFG, from the coding sequence ATGAACTGGCTGCTGGTGCTGGTCGGCGGCGCCGTCGGAGCGCCGCTGCGCTATCTGACCGACCGGACCGTGCAGGCCCGCCACGACACGGTCTTCCCCTGGGGCACCTTCGCCGTCAACGTGGTCGGCTCGCTGATCCTGGGCGCCCTGACCGGTGCGGTGCTGTCCGGGGCCGCGGGCACCGGCGTGCAACTGCTCCTGGGCACCGGCTTCTGCGGGGCGCTGACCACCTATTCGACGTTCTCCTACGAGACGCTGCGGCTGGCCGAGACCGGCGCGATGTTCTTCGCCGTCGCCAACGTCGTCGCCTCGGTCGTCGCCGGCCTGGGGGCGGTGTTCATCGGTCTCACCCTCGCCCAGGCGATCTTCGGGTGA
- a CDS encoding fluoride efflux transporter FluC — MTEPVDPDVDLTDTRQRRELRRSHYGVLAVIAAGGAIGTGARYGAGLMWPTAGGSFPWTTLGVNASGCLVIGIFLVVLTEARTAPAWVRPFFATGVLGGYTTFSTYCVDIERLVSGGQAGLALSYLAATVAAALVAVTAGARITRRLLAPKTTRRA; from the coding sequence GTGACCGAACCCGTCGACCCCGATGTCGATCTCACCGATACGCGCCAGCGCCGCGAGCTGCGCCGCTCGCACTACGGCGTACTCGCGGTGATCGCCGCCGGCGGCGCGATCGGCACGGGCGCCCGCTACGGCGCCGGCCTGATGTGGCCGACCGCGGGCGGCTCCTTCCCGTGGACCACGCTGGGCGTCAACGCCTCCGGGTGCCTGGTGATCGGGATCTTCCTGGTGGTTCTGACCGAGGCCAGGACGGCGCCGGCCTGGGTCCGGCCGTTCTTCGCCACCGGCGTGCTGGGCGGCTACACCACCTTCTCCACCTACTGCGTGGACATCGAGCGCCTGGTCTCCGGCGGCCAGGCGGGTCTGGCCCTGAGCTACCTGGCGGCGACGGTCGCCGCGGCCCTGGTTGCGGTGACGGCCGGCGCACGGATCACCCGCCGGCTCCTGGCGCCGAAGACCACGAGGAGAGCATGA
- a CDS encoding DUF190 domain-containing protein — translation MMTLSGRTLRLTILVDDTDTWHHRPMYTEIVHRAHVAGLAGASVFRGVEGFGATQIVHTTRLLSMTDDLPVSITIIDTEQRIRAFLPQLDDLHIEGLAVLDEVEVVHHHRGGQAT, via the coding sequence ATGATGACCCTGTCCGGACGAACCTTGCGGTTGACGATCCTCGTCGACGACACCGACACCTGGCATCACCGCCCCATGTACACCGAGATCGTGCACCGCGCCCACGTCGCCGGGCTGGCGGGGGCATCGGTCTTCCGCGGCGTCGAGGGCTTCGGCGCCACCCAGATCGTGCACACCACCCGGCTGCTGTCGATGACCGACGACCTGCCGGTGTCCATCACGATCATCGACACCGAACAGAGGATCCGCGCCTTCCTGCCCCAGCTGGACGACCTCCACATCGAGGGGCTGGCCGTCCTGGACGAGGTCGAGGTCGTTCACCACCACCGCGGCGGGCAGGCGACATGA
- a CDS encoding ArsA family ATPase, with product MSRVLLFTGKGGVGKTTAAAATATLAARSGLKTLVVSTDTAHSLADALGVSVADEPTEVAPGLSLYQVDTQKALERQWGELRDYARGVLAELGLDEVTAEEITVLPGAEEIIALLELREQARTGRWEVIVIDCAPTAETLRLLALPEALDWHMNRLLPVGRRLLRAVSPLVRRFAQVSMPQEHVVGAGERLHRSLMEVRELLTGPGASVRLVLTPEAVVLAEARRTLTSLSLYGYRVDAVIANRVFPAGGADPWRQRWVEAQSRHLAEVEQSFAPLPIHVVPYLDAEPVGPDALAGVAEVMYGETDPFAPPTVDPPLRITPEGELILALPLAGKGEVDLSRKGDELIVNVGSYRRVLALPAALARRSVREAALRDGFLRVRFESGGPDDREHE from the coding sequence GTGAGCAGGGTCCTGTTGTTCACCGGTAAGGGCGGCGTCGGCAAGACGACCGCCGCGGCGGCGACGGCCACCCTCGCGGCCAGGTCCGGGCTCAAGACACTGGTGGTCTCCACCGACACCGCGCACTCGCTGGCCGACGCGCTCGGTGTGAGCGTCGCCGACGAGCCCACCGAGGTCGCGCCCGGTCTCTCCCTCTACCAGGTGGACACCCAGAAGGCGCTGGAGCGCCAGTGGGGTGAACTGCGCGACTACGCCAGGGGCGTCCTCGCGGAGCTGGGCCTGGACGAGGTCACCGCCGAGGAGATCACGGTGCTGCCCGGCGCCGAGGAGATCATCGCCCTGCTGGAGTTGCGCGAGCAGGCCCGTACCGGGCGCTGGGAGGTGATCGTCATCGACTGCGCGCCCACCGCCGAGACGCTCCGCCTGCTCGCCCTGCCCGAGGCCCTCGACTGGCACATGAACCGGCTGCTGCCGGTCGGCAGGCGGCTCCTTCGCGCCGTCTCCCCGCTGGTCCGCCGGTTCGCGCAGGTCAGCATGCCGCAGGAACACGTGGTCGGTGCGGGGGAGCGGCTCCATCGGAGCCTGATGGAGGTGCGGGAGCTCCTCACCGGGCCCGGCGCGAGCGTCCGGCTGGTGCTCACCCCCGAGGCCGTCGTGCTGGCCGAGGCCCGCCGTACGCTCACCTCTCTCAGCCTGTACGGCTACCGCGTCGACGCGGTGATCGCCAACCGGGTCTTCCCGGCCGGGGGCGCCGACCCGTGGCGGCAGAGATGGGTGGAGGCCCAGTCCAGGCATCTGGCCGAGGTGGAGCAGTCCTTCGCCCCGCTGCCCATCCACGTCGTGCCCTACCTGGACGCCGAGCCCGTCGGCCCCGACGCCCTCGCCGGCGTCGCCGAGGTCATGTACGGGGAGACGGACCCCTTCGCCCCGCCGACGGTGGACCCGCCGCTGCGGATCACTCCCGAGGGGGAGCTGATCCTGGCCCTGCCGCTCGCCGGGAAGGGCGAGGTGGATCTGTCCCGCAAGGGCGACGAACTGATCGTCAACGTGGGTTCCTACCGCCGGGTCCTGGCCCTGCCCGCGGCCCTGGCTCGCAGGTCCGTGCGGGAAGCCGCGCTCCGAGACGGGTTTCTCCGGGTACGGTTCGAGTCGGGAGGGCCTGATGACAGAGAACACGAATGA
- a CDS encoding alpha/beta hydrolase produces the protein MPVMPGAEPYHHAGGPIGVLLCHGFTGSPQSMRPWGEYLAQAGMTVALPRLPGHGTTWQEMNRTRWEDWYAELDKTLADLRGRCAEVFIMGLSLGGCMALRLAEVNGDGIKGLVIVNPSVTNDVPLLRLAPLLGLAIPSVPGVIGDIKKEGVTELGYTRTPVKAAATLPRLWALTRSELGKITQPVLVFHSPQDHVVKPASLRILREKLTGGNLNVVELTDSYHVATLDNEAERIFVGSLEFIRTNASVPLQRD, from the coding sequence ATGCCAGTGATGCCCGGTGCGGAGCCGTACCACCATGCGGGAGGACCGATCGGGGTTCTGCTCTGCCATGGATTCACCGGGTCGCCGCAGTCGATGCGTCCGTGGGGTGAATACCTGGCGCAGGCGGGCATGACGGTGGCGCTGCCCCGGCTGCCCGGCCACGGCACCACCTGGCAGGAGATGAACCGCACCCGCTGGGAAGACTGGTACGCCGAACTGGACAAGACCTTGGCGGATCTGCGTGGCCGCTGCGCCGAGGTCTTCATCATGGGCCTGTCACTGGGCGGCTGCATGGCGCTGCGGCTGGCCGAGGTCAACGGCGACGGGATCAAGGGGTTGGTGATCGTCAATCCGTCCGTGACCAACGACGTGCCGCTGCTCAGGCTGGCGCCCCTGCTCGGGCTCGCGATCCCGTCCGTACCGGGCGTGATCGGGGACATCAAGAAGGAGGGGGTGACCGAGCTCGGCTACACGCGCACGCCGGTCAAGGCCGCCGCCACCCTCCCTCGGCTGTGGGCGCTGACACGGTCCGAACTCGGGAAGATAACCCAACCCGTTTTGGTTTTCCATAGTCCACAGGATCATGTGGTGAAACCAGCCAGTTTGCGTATTCTGCGTGAGAAGCTGACCGGGGGGAATCTGAATGTGGTGGAGCTCACCGACAGCTACCATGTCGCAACGCTTGACAACGAAGCGGAGCGGATCTTCGTGGGGAGCCTGGAGTTCATCAGGACGAACGCCTCGGTACCCTTGCAGAGAGACTGA
- a CDS encoding lysophospholipid acyltransferase family protein, producing MFYWVVKAILGPLLHLIFRPWAEGVENVPKDGPVILAGNHLSFADHFFGALFLRRKVISLGKSDYFTGRGVKGLLSKAFFSGVGTVPIDRSGGKASEAALRTGKRILNENQVLGIYPEGTRSPDGRLYKGKTGVARLALESRVPVIPWAMVNTFEMMPPGHALPKLGIRPGVKFGKPLDFSRYYGMEEDRLVLRAVTDEIMYALMELSGQEYVDKYAASAKVDAARAAKKAVKRPHP from the coding sequence GTGTTCTACTGGGTGGTGAAGGCCATCCTCGGGCCCCTACTCCATCTCATTTTCCGCCCGTGGGCGGAGGGTGTGGAGAATGTCCCGAAGGACGGGCCGGTAATCCTGGCCGGCAACCACCTGTCGTTCGCCGACCATTTCTTCGGGGCGCTCTTCCTCCGGCGCAAGGTGATCTCTCTCGGCAAGTCCGACTACTTCACGGGCCGAGGCGTCAAGGGTCTGCTCAGCAAGGCCTTCTTCAGCGGCGTCGGCACCGTCCCCATCGACAGATCCGGTGGCAAGGCCAGCGAGGCGGCACTCCGTACGGGCAAGCGGATCCTGAACGAGAACCAGGTGCTCGGCATCTACCCCGAGGGCACCCGTTCCCCCGACGGCCGCCTCTACAAGGGCAAGACCGGTGTGGCCCGGCTGGCGCTGGAGTCCCGCGTGCCGGTGATCCCGTGGGCGATGGTCAACACCTTCGAGATGATGCCTCCCGGCCACGCCCTCCCCAAGCTGGGCATCCGTCCCGGGGTGAAGTTCGGCAAGCCTCTGGACTTCTCCCGCTACTACGGGATGGAGGAGGACCGGCTCGTGTTGCGCGCCGTCACCGACGAGATCATGTACGCGCTGATGGAGCTCTCCGGCCAGGAGTACGTCGACAAGTACGCCGCGAGTGCCAAGGTCGATGCGGCCCGCGCCGCCAAGAAGGCCGTCAAGCGTCCCCATCCCTAG
- a CDS encoding ABC transporter substrate-binding protein: MTHPLSMSRRTMLQNALLGAAAFGVPAILAGCSNPADQGAPGAGGTAARGTVSIGSNASDEVPKKSLQTVLQAFTQADVKINTVDHNTFQENINRYLQGAPDDVFTWFAGYRMRFFAEQGLATDISDVWQEIGADYTPAFKQAATGSDGKQYFVPFTYYPWAVFYRKSVWEEKGYEVPETLDEFTALAGRMKSDGLIPIAFADKDGWPAMGTFDIVNLRVNGYDFHISLMAGKESWTDPRVRQVFDTWRGLLEHHQPGANGRTWQEAAQSLQQKKTGMYLLGMFVAQQFPGSDLDDLDFFAFPSINPQFGQESVEAPIDGYMISAKAKNVDGAKQLLKHLASAASQDVATKLDPGTLAASSKADTSGYSALQKRGAELVSQATHISQFLDRDTRPDFASTVMIPALQRFIGEPDDIDALLKDIEAQKANIFR, encoded by the coding sequence ATGACCCACCCACTGTCGATGTCTCGCCGGACCATGCTTCAGAACGCACTGCTCGGAGCCGCCGCGTTCGGCGTTCCGGCCATCCTGGCCGGCTGTTCCAACCCCGCTGACCAGGGTGCCCCCGGCGCAGGCGGAACCGCGGCCCGGGGCACGGTGTCCATCGGCTCGAACGCCTCCGACGAGGTTCCCAAGAAGTCGCTGCAGACCGTCCTGCAGGCGTTCACCCAGGCGGACGTGAAGATCAACACGGTTGACCACAACACGTTCCAGGAGAACATCAACCGCTACCTCCAGGGCGCGCCGGACGACGTGTTCACCTGGTTCGCCGGTTACCGGATGCGGTTCTTCGCCGAGCAGGGGCTCGCGACGGACATCTCCGACGTCTGGCAGGAGATCGGCGCCGACTACACCCCCGCCTTCAAACAGGCCGCGACGGGGTCGGACGGCAAGCAGTACTTCGTGCCGTTCACCTACTACCCCTGGGCCGTCTTCTATCGCAAGAGCGTGTGGGAGGAGAAGGGCTACGAGGTGCCCGAGACCCTCGACGAGTTCACCGCCCTGGCCGGGAGGATGAAGTCCGACGGGCTGATCCCGATCGCCTTCGCCGACAAGGACGGCTGGCCGGCGATGGGCACCTTCGACATCGTCAACCTGCGGGTCAACGGCTACGACTTCCACATCTCGCTCATGGCGGGCAAGGAGTCGTGGACCGACCCCAGGGTCAGACAGGTCTTCGACACCTGGCGCGGGCTCCTGGAGCACCACCAGCCGGGCGCCAACGGGCGCACCTGGCAGGAGGCCGCCCAGTCGCTGCAGCAGAAGAAGACGGGGATGTACCTGCTGGGCATGTTCGTCGCCCAGCAGTTCCCCGGGAGCGACCTCGACGACCTCGACTTCTTCGCCTTCCCCTCGATCAACCCGCAGTTCGGCCAGGAATCGGTGGAGGCGCCGATCGACGGTTACATGATCTCGGCGAAGGCCAAGAACGTGGACGGGGCCAAACAGCTCCTCAAGCACCTCGCCTCCGCCGCGTCGCAGGACGTGGCGACCAAGCTCGACCCCGGCACGCTCGCCGCCAGTTCCAAGGCCGACACGAGCGGCTACAGCGCGCTGCAGAAGCGCGGCGCCGAGCTCGTCTCCCAGGCCACGCACATCTCCCAGTTCCTCGACCGCGACACCCGTCCCGACTTCGCCTCGACCGTCATGATCCCCGCCCTGCAGCGGTTCATCGGCGAGCCGGACGACATCGACGCCCTGCTGAAGGACATCGAGGCGCAGAAAGCCAACATCTTCCGGTGA
- a CDS encoding endonuclease/exonuclease/phosphatase family protein produces the protein MVIRVASYNVRSMRDDTAALGRVITGLRADVLCVQEAPRFLCWRRKRGLLASSGGLAVAAGRRGGGVAVLVGPGVRLLHGEGRLLRCFFGLERRAIAIAVVEADGQRMAVGSIHLDLDETARLHHAREAVTLLQAVADRFDALPVLAGDINEQSDQPTWRHLAERLTDCYPVSPCGDGFTFPARGPHKRIDAIFAVAGLSVVSCGGGDADPADLVAATDHLPVVAELSHPHSGIGDRLERVHPETVRRSRWTRWAGGRVGREDRGFYGSR, from the coding sequence GTGGTGATCAGAGTCGCCAGCTACAACGTGCGTTCCATGCGTGACGACACCGCCGCGCTGGGGCGGGTGATCACCGGGCTCCGCGCCGACGTGCTCTGCGTGCAGGAGGCCCCCCGGTTCTTGTGCTGGCGCCGTAAACGCGGGCTGCTGGCCTCCTCCGGGGGGCTGGCCGTGGCGGCGGGGCGGCGCGGTGGCGGAGTCGCCGTGCTGGTCGGCCCGGGGGTGCGGCTCCTGCACGGCGAGGGCCGCCTGCTGAGGTGCTTCTTCGGCCTGGAACGGCGCGCGATCGCGATCGCCGTGGTGGAGGCCGATGGACAGCGGATGGCCGTCGGCTCCATCCACCTGGACCTCGACGAGACGGCCCGGCTGCACCACGCGCGTGAGGCGGTGACGCTGCTGCAGGCCGTCGCCGATCGGTTCGACGCGCTGCCCGTGCTCGCCGGAGACATCAACGAACAGTCCGATCAGCCGACCTGGCGGCATCTCGCCGAGCGGCTGACCGACTGCTATCCGGTCTCGCCGTGCGGCGACGGCTTCACCTTCCCCGCCAGGGGTCCGCACAAGCGCATCGATGCGATCTTCGCGGTGGCGGGCCTCTCGGTGGTCTCCTGCGGCGGCGGAGACGCCGACCCCGCCGACCTGGTGGCGGCCACCGACCACCTTCCGGTGGTCGCCGAGCTGAGCCACCCGCATTCCGGAATCGGCGATCGCCTGGAGCGGGTCCATCCGGAGACCGTGCGGCGGTCCCGGTGGACCAGGTGGGCCGGGGGCCGGGTGGGCCGGGAAGACCGTGGATTTTACGGCAGCCGGTAG
- a CDS encoding ROK family glucokinase, whose product MALTIGVDIGGTKVAAGVVDEDGNIVEHLLRPTPAENPEQVANTIGDVVLELAKDREIEAVGLGAAGFVDETRSVVRFAPNLAWREEPLQKKVSDLVGLPVVVENDANAMAWGEARFGAGRGETHVVCVTVGTGIGGGIVLDGSLYRGRWGMGAELGHMQVVPQGRQCGCGNLGCWEQYASGSALVIDAREIAQATPERADKLLKIAGGAPELIEGQEVTEAARQGDPAALEAFSLLAQWLGRGMADLAAILDPGCFILGGGVSRAADLWLDQTREFFAGYLTGRGHRPLAEIRLAELGASAGVVGAADLARRR is encoded by the coding sequence ATGGCGCTGACCATCGGCGTTGACATCGGCGGTACCAAGGTCGCGGCGGGAGTCGTGGACGAGGACGGCAATATCGTCGAGCACCTTCTACGGCCCACCCCGGCGGAGAACCCGGAGCAGGTCGCCAACACGATCGGTGACGTGGTCCTGGAGCTCGCGAAGGACCGGGAGATCGAGGCCGTGGGCCTGGGCGCCGCCGGGTTCGTCGACGAGACCCGCTCCGTCGTGCGCTTCGCCCCCAACCTCGCCTGGCGCGAGGAACCGCTGCAGAAGAAGGTGTCCGACCTCGTCGGGCTGCCCGTCGTGGTGGAGAACGACGCCAACGCGATGGCGTGGGGCGAGGCCAGGTTCGGCGCCGGGCGCGGCGAGACCCACGTGGTGTGCGTGACCGTCGGCACCGGCATCGGCGGCGGCATCGTGCTTGACGGCTCCCTCTACCGGGGGCGCTGGGGCATGGGCGCCGAACTCGGCCACATGCAGGTGGTCCCGCAGGGGCGTCAGTGCGGGTGCGGCAACCTGGGCTGCTGGGAGCAGTACGCCAGCGGCAGCGCCCTGGTGATCGACGCCAGGGAGATCGCCCAGGCCACCCCGGAACGGGCCGACAAGCTGCTGAAGATCGCCGGCGGTGCGCCCGAGCTCATCGAGGGACAGGAGGTCACCGAGGCCGCCCGACAGGGTGACCCGGCGGCGCTGGAGGCGTTCTCCTTGCTCGCCCAGTGGCTCGGCCGGGGCATGGCCGACCTCGCCGCGATCCTCGATCCGGGCTGTTTCATCCTCGGCGGCGGCGTCTCCCGTGCCGCGGATCTCTGGCTCGATCAGACCCGCGAGTTCTTCGCCGGCTACCTGACGGGCAGGGGGCATCGGCCACTGGCCGAGATCCGTCTGGCCGAGCTCGGCGCGTCGGCGGGTGTGGTCGGCGCCGCCGACCTCGCGAGGAGACGCTGA